ctcattggtggcaaacatctgtctctacctggtggggaaaaaccactcagactgagaacttttcagccaaccctcgtataacAAGATACCACACCATGCACGTACCTTACTACATGCATGATGATAATATACCACACCAATACATAGTACACAATTTTTCATCACTTATTGCATCAGGTCAATAGAAAATAATATACCCCACCCAGTACATGATATACCGTGCACGTACCTACATCAAGGATCAGGGAAAATTGGCATTGGAGTTCGCATTTTGcaaccaatgcatgtcgtaGGAGGCCACTAACAGGATTCGGAGATTAAGTTTCAAGACATAACTGATGCATATTTCCTTACCATGACCAGACTGCACAGATCAAAGCTAATGATTTCAGTCACTGACTTGCCTCGCCCACTTTATGATTTACACAACAAGGTAACGGTGAAATTTATGGTGCTGTGCAGATATCCTCATGCTTGTTTTTCGTGTTGTGCAGTGTGTCCATTTTCAAATGTCACATCCTGAAACACTTTTTCTTAATGACATTAGTTGCAACATAAAGATTGGACGTGGTTCATGGGTCATTAGCATCTGTCTAACCTGAGGAGTGGTAGTATAGCCTGATGGTTTACagcgtttgttcgtcaagccgaagatTACAGGGTTCGACCCCCAAGTGGTTACAATGTGAGACACACATTTCCATTGTCCCCCGCAATGATCTTGCAGGAAACAAATTCaaaaaagcgacataaaacttcactcactttCCCATTTTACTTGACACTCACTGATAGACTGTTAAGTTCACTTACCAAAACACGTGGTTTTGAACATAGTTCTGTTGTTATCATGTTACagattgaaacataaataagtTCAAAATGCGTAggtttgtatgtgttatacaTAACCGACCAGACATTGCATACATTAGGCGCCATTATGAGCGCGATTTGAAGCTGGGCACAAAAATGTTATTCAATTCAAAGAGTTACTGGGGACTTCCTTCATACACAACCGATCGCCCTTGTGTTGCCTTTCATATCTTACACAAAGCAAACACTTCACGTCTTGATCCATGACTTGCTGTTAACAGTTACAGATACAAGTGCTGTAGTGTATCTGTAGTGCTGACAGCATATCGAATATATGCCTTGGGAACcattataaacaaatatttaatgGCTTCCAAAGTAATGGAAAGATTTGTAGAATCAAGGAAGCCACGTGTGCCTAACCGAGAAGATAATCCTTGTTTTCAGCAGCTCCTTACACTTATACAGGAGGGTGACAATGAAGGTATTATTGCATTTCTGGATGAGAAGGATTCTGTGATATTTGAATCTTACGAACATGGATCCAATGTTGTCGGAAGTGCTGTAAAATATGGATCTTTAGATGTCGTGAAAGCTTTGGTTTCATTTGGCTTTGATCCAGAGGAAGATGTCAGTCCTTTTGGTCATTGTGCTCGGCCTATACGTCTAGCGTGTAAGGCAGGATATTTGGATATTGTCAAGTTCCTCGTCGAAGACCACGGTGTCAGTATGGAAACAAGTGATGGTTGTTTAACAGAGGCGCCTGTATTTCACGCCGTGTTCAATGGAAGACTGAACgtggtgaaatattttgttgagaGTGTGGATTCTTTAAGTGAGAGATTCAGGCGTGTGATGGTTTTGTTTCCAAGTGTGATCAAAAACGATCAGAGTGCGATCTGCGAGTATCTTCTGTCTCAAGGTGCTGATGTTGATCAGAGTAGTGCACAAGAATGACACGTACATACTGATATAGTGACCTCATACACAGAATTTCAACTGGATTTAAGTGTACTGACGTATGGCATATCGGCATCGGCACCGTAACGTATAGACCAGTCTCTTTCTATACATGCTGACATAACATTCGAGAATATCATAGCATGGACATTCTATTCATTGTGTGATGCAGATCAAGTAGAAAAATAGTGATTAATAGTTTGAGTGATAAATTTGCTTCTTCAAATTGAttgcaagatacaaagatataTATAGTGTCGTTCTGAGAGCTCTGCCTGGCATGGGCGAGGATGTGTGTAAGTTATAAATAAACAGTTTGAATAGCGCTTCTATCGAATGTATCTTTGCTCAAAGGTTCTCCATGAGTCTGCATATATATCTTGTTGTAGTGGTCACAAAAATGAGTGGATGTGTTATAAAACGATATTCGGTGTCCCCtggtatgatattgctggaatattcctggaaGCGGCGTTAATTTAAACTGACTGTTAGGCAGTAGTGCAGCATGTTCTGGATCGAATCAATCGCTGAAGTCGCTCTGATTTACTACCAGTGAGTTTTGTTCTTAGCGACATTGCAAAACAGTGCGCGAGTGAGGAGAAATTTACACATTAACAGTTATTTCGAGATATTGTGATAGATAATATCACACAGCATACCGCCGGACGTGACAGAAGCCGTGATACCACCGGTCGTGACGTGACAGAAGCCGTGATACCACCGGTCGTGAGAGAAACCGTGTTCTAACCGGTCGTGACAGAAGCCGTGATCCCACTGGTCGTGACAGAAGCCGTGTTCTAACCGGTCGTGACAGAAGCCTTTGGTTATGGGATCGACCCTCAGTTCGCTCTGAGTGCACCCACCCGTTTTTGTGTTTTTCGTTCCCGTGCAATACGTCTCTGTGTCACCTGAACACGAAAGGCCAAGAGGGCAAGATGTCACCAGGGCGGCCATTAGCCCACATAGTTTCAGAATATGACGTATGTAGAGCCCTTAAACCCTGACAGGTCTTAAGTCCCGactgaacatgaataatcattagtgggcGGAGCTTATGTGGTTTAAGGGCCGCACAGACGTATCATAtcgttacataaacaaacaaactgcaCACTTCAGCATGCATATGcagtattattgcacaagtctAGAGACAGAGGCGAATGCAGCTTTTGAGAAAGGGAAATTTTCACgtgagtttcaatggtcatttagtAAACTTTCTTGCCAAAATAGGGGGTTGGGGAGTGTACGCACCCttgcacacacattcacacccCTCACCCCTACCCACACCTCTGGGTCTGCATGTGCGAGATCTTGTGATTCTACCGTAGCAACTCCATCCTCACTGCCTTTTGAACACATGGCCAGTCTCCGTCCAGTGTGATGTTGGTGAACATATCCTGTAGTCGTTATTTACAAGGAATATCATCAGTGACATCAGCATGACAGCGAATCTAAAAGATTTTATATTAAATAACATGTCTACTAAATATTTATCGAGCAGAATTCCAAATCATTAACGGAGTTTATAATCCTCTCAAATTATTGCATTTCAACCTACTAAAGGTTTCCTCAGAAGCACCTCCTATGGGAAGTTCTACCAATGTCACTCTGGTTTCACCAAAAGTAAAACATCACAGGTGCTTGTTAAGCACTTGAAGTACAAGTACCAGTAAATAACTGAAAGTAATCACGGAAAAGAGGGGTATCTGAAACTGGTATTTCGTAACTTTGCTCAAAGAAAATACGATTGTCAGCTGATAAAGTTCTATTGTAAAATCATAAATACTGTGTTTCGCCGGAAAATTTCACGTCGGGTCACGTAGTGTCCTCTGTTTACAATCTAGCTTTTTTGTATGAATCGGTATCATGTTATGAAGAATGTAGCGATGATTTAGTCAGTGTAGATTTTCACTCAGTCTGAAAAGTGGACACAAACACTCGACAACTTAGTCAGTGTGACTCAATCTGACGACTTGCCAGCAACTACACAACACAGGGATTCGCGGTAACGACTCACCCTACCACGACTTATCACAGCAATCCACCATATATAGATTTCTAGTAGGAGGACTAGCAAACAGTCACGGAACCATTAAGTACCTTTACAGCGACTTACCTTATCAATGACAAAGCGTAGCGATACCTCGCCGCACCAACTTACCACACAATCAGTGAGTAAGCTCCTGAAAGCTCAGTTCTACTAACTCTTGAAGACCTTTCTACGAATATCTCCATACATACGATGGGGTTCCTACACACACCTGCTCGGACACGGGTTGGTCTCGGACTCTGCGTATTTGCTTGGATCTTTAATGTGATTGGTTCCTCTACACCTGGATGGCTGATAACAACTCCGACAAATCAGACCAACACCTACATATTTGGATTGTTCCACGCATGCCCGTACTCATCGTCAAGTGAGCACTGTGGTGCATTACCCGACAAAACACGTACGTATTATCATAAAACGCTAAAAATCCAACTTAAAGGTGTTGTGTATATTTGAGATAGGTATGGACGGTGAGAACGATGATGTTTTTCTCTGCCTCTTTTTGCAACTTTTAGGCAATCAAAACCGGatgttgtgacaagcaaacgcttaaTCACTAGAATACCCGAACGCCACTGAACGTAGATTATTGGAGTAACTCTTCAATGAGTAAGTACAtgtgtgtctgttgtttaactcaGCACccggcaatattctagctataacTGATACTATGAGTAGACGAATCTGGAGAATGGCAATTCAGTGTAgacatgcatcaacaaagtGAGAGAGTCGGACCacaagatcccgttagtcgcctcttacgaccgaTTCTAACCCGTGTCTTCATCGGTGACAGGAACTGATtcctgaagaccgattctaacccgAATTTCCATTGGTGACAGGAACTGATtcctgaagaccgattctaacccgAATTTCCATCGGTGACAGGAACTGATtcctgaagaccgattctaactCGAATTTCCATTGGTGACAGGAACTGATTCCTGAAGACCGATTATAACCCGAATTTCCATTGGTGACAGGAATTGACtcctgaagaccgattctaactCTCTACACTAATGCATGCATGGAAGAGACGTTGTAAACACATGTGACACAAATCAAGTATATTTACTAAAAAAAGCACTTATGAACTATATGGATATAGCAGTAATATGGCCGTCCCCTGCTGCAACGTGCATAACCGAACATTTCAACACTATGACCTTTTAATCTTTAACACTCAGACGCTATTTTTACGAAATGTCCGTGGCACGGTTGCTTAACCGGACGTTAAACATGATAATTAATTGTAACGCATTTAAACCAAAACAGCGGTAGAGACTGAAAGGGTGAGCTACAGTACCGTTGTTTATTCCATTACAACATCGTGGTGGACCACTACGATACAACTGTATGTGGCTGGTTTGCTGCCTGGGGCTGGCTGATTGACTGTTCTCTCCATCTTTGCTTCTGTGAAGAACAAGAAGAAATGGCTGCCAAAAGATGGCCTTGTTCTGGCTCTCGCCTCAGGTaaagtatatgtatttttagtaGGAATCTTAAACACAAAAATTAGGGTATAATAAGCTTTAGAATATATCAGGTCTTTGACACAATGAGCCTTGTTACCTGCCAACATTTACTTAATGCCATATTTTTACTGGTGTCGGGTCGAATACATCGGTTGTCCATTATGCCTCTTTTAACTAATATCTTCTACCTGCAGTTCATGATGTTCACTGGAAGAAGACATGTCCTGTATTCCACACTTGACGTAGAAGACCGGAGGACATCCCTGTTGTATCCCTGTGGAATTGTTCACATTGGCAAACACAGGGGATCGAATCGCTGTTTGGagaatgattttcaaaaataaaaatctaGCATTTCTCAGTCGTATATTGTTTTGATATGTTATGataaacatttatttcaaatgtttacgAAATCGGTGAAAAAGGTAATATTTTGGAGATTATACCGCTACTCTCATTACGTAAATGCgtgtaatttgaaatatgtggtCGAAACTAGGTGACTCAACTTTTTATTGccatgaaaagaaacaaaaatgactttGCCGCGTCCAGGTCATCCATTTTGTCCACTGTAAGAATGAGCATCTGCatgaacgagtgtgactgaacctacaactcattaacacgtgctaaacgttccaagctgtatttctgagagaaaaaaaatacaaatgtttttctCCCTCGTCTCTTTTTTCTCTATAAAAAATTAGAAGAAAAGTCCTTCCGCagtcgtcacttttgaaaaaataaatgtgccagagaaacatttatttatgcAGCCTTACATAATCTCTGATTTATTTACCTGAAAGTTTAACTCTTTTCAGAACACTGATTTAAACACGTAACAACAATAGCATTGTGAAGTATCAAGGACAGAGGATCAGTTTGTATAttgaatatttcagccacattcaTCACTGCCGGAGATGCAGTCGTTGGGACGAGGTGCAATGACATCACGGCTGAACACTTCGCAAAGATTCAAAGAACCCAGTTTTCTATCAGCTGGTCTTACGCGGTTTTTACGGTGTGCTGGCAGGAATTCTGGTAGCGTAGCGGGCGGTTGGGTAGACTTAAAGGTTAAaccgtccgctcgtcacgctgaagatccgggaaGATcttgggtacgatgtgtgaagcccatttctggtgatattgctggaatattgctgaaagcggagtaaaaccataaTCGATCACTCTGGTGACTGAGAAAGCTTATAATTTCCTATAAACCtgtcttacacacacaccgactcAGGATACAAATATAACCTTTATTCCGTGTTATGGCGTTGGGGGAATCAACCAAACCGAGGCATAACAGGAGCGGGACACCCTTTCAGCAGACACTTGGTGTATCACTGATTTTTTTTAGTGATCTGAGGAAAATACATTCATCACTATTCTCTGTCGTCTCTGCTCAATTAAATCCATTTTCCGATGAGATGTTACTAATAAGCAAGTGATTATATATAACATGCACAGTGTAACATTTTGTAAGGCGTGTCCACGTTATTTCACTATCAGTTGGTTAGTCTTATTGTTAAAacatccgctcgtcacgccaaagacctggctTCGATCTCCAACAACGTGTCCCCTGCTATGTCTTTAGTCCCCTGCTATGTCTTTACCAGAATACTGATAAACGCAGAGTGAAGCCGAGGCTCAAACGACGTCGTATGTGATATAACGTTATAAACGGACACTCTGATATGTTCTGAAATATTCAGAACTGTTTCTTGTAATATTTTGCAAATAATAAGTCATGTCAAACTTTAAACCAAGTATTTATATTGTTTGTTCTCAGCTGAATGTATCTGGTGTGCGTTAGTAAATGCCAGTAAAAAGCAAGTGGTTTTAGTTATATTTTACGACCGCCTCGAAAAATATTAAATTCGTACCAGTAGTGTCCTTAGTTTTGTATTAAGCGACTTTGCTCGTTAGAAGATGAATCGATTCATATCTCAGCAATGAAGTACCAAAAggaatgaaaaaatataattcaaCGAAACGCCGAGCCAGCCTGCCAAGAACCGGAGAATTATAATTAGTcgcaataacccatgcttgaaatGATCGGCGATAATGGGACCGAGTGATGTGattcgctgacctggttgacaaatgccatcgtatcccaaatgagCAGATCGAAGTTCATGCgtttgatcactgggttgtctggtacaGAATGAATaatttacagctggaatattgctgagtgcggcgtaaaacaaccaaCCCAATAAGCATAGCTTAGTCCAATAGTATTATACTGTGAAACTCCCGAGGTATTAAGGACTAATTTCAGTGATATGCATTTGGGTCTTACATCATCAAATTTAACACACAGAGATCTTTTTGACAAATTTATTTCTGTTAGAACTAATGCTGACTTAGAAGAACAACTAGGCTTGTAATCGTATCCCATTGAGGAAATGACTAATGACGCGAATCAATGGGATATTGCGGGAGTGGCGTCAAAGGACAAACTGTTGCGGAAAAcatagtgagggagtgagtatggttttaccccgcttgtagcaatattccagcaacgggGGACGCTTGAAATGGGCTTttcacattatacccatgtggggaatagaacctgcgtcttcggcgtgacgagtgaacactttgaccactaggctaccccacacaAGTACAGCACAATTACTTGAGAATATTGATGCAGTGGGATgctggtcattggattgtctggtcaagactcgatatttacagatcgtcgccatacagctggaatattatgcCTTCCCTTGCATCGTAACCAGTTGTCTAGAATAGTTGAGTGGATTCTTTTGTATCAGTGGCTCGGTCTACTGACAATTTTGCTCATGATCTGATTTTGACATGAAGTTGCAAGGATGTTCTTTATGAAAGGAAGAAAAATACAACTATTGTCATTGAGGAGCCCAAGCTGTCTTCATCTGATTTAGCACCAGCGTACTTCTGCAAgcacccgggttagaattgatcattagtaaccctggtttctcataagaggcgaccaacgggatcgggtgtcgACGTTTGTTTGTTCTTGACTTTCAAAAAGGGAGGGTACAATGGAAACAAAATTGTCACAATCCACAactgtgatatggctggaatataggCTTAAACTACTAAAGAGATTAGACTTACTCATGTCAAAATATGTACTAACACTAAAGGAATAATATtcaaattaatttttgactagAGAATATTATCTTTGGTTTTAAAGGCAACACAACAATCCACTGAATTTTGGTGTTTATAGGAGCTATTTACTGAAAAAGCTGAAAAAGGCAAATTCTGAATATTAGATATATTAAAGCAGAAATCATGTAAATACTCTGAAGCAACAAAAGTGATAGCTTTTTCTAATATTGTAATTATGCCAAATTTTCAGCTTCTGGTCTTCTTCCACATATTGTTTGCCAATGGTTAACTTTATCAATAGACTTGTAGAACATGTAGCACTTCATATATATGCATAGTTTGaccattttacatatttgtgaagAGCATGACATTTGACAGTGTGACCAAGGAAATACTGCACTTGCGTATTATGAAGCTACCTGTATTGACTGTACTGTTGAGGTAAAGTCTGTAAACATAATTCTGGGAatgaaaacaagcaaaaaaaatattcaaattcttTATTTCTGTCCAATCACTGACAGCTGTTagatatacatacatcatacatcaatgAGGTGGATTTTCATTGGTACAAATATCAACAGCAATTtcacagacatacaggtgttCTGTACAAACCAATGttatttttcttcattttcaatcACAACAGGGCTGAACACAATGTGCAATCACATATAtttgtagtgtagtgtagtgtagtgtagtgtagtgtagtgtagtgtagtgtagtgtagtgtagtgtagtgtagtgtagtgtagtgtagtgtagtgtagtgtagtgtagtgtagtgtacaAACAGGAATGTATACATGTGCGTGTCATGATTAGACACAGGGTATAATCAGGGTATAATCAGGGTAAGATTTGCCAGCCCTCCCTGGGATAACATCACATGTGCATGAAACATGTTACTTATCATACATTCCTAAACTAGTAACTTTAAGAAAATCATATCAACAAAATTTTCACTCTTTTACTGCAATCAAACTGTTCACACTGTTTGGCTTTCATGAAGTTTAGATGATACTCCAAAAGCCGCATGCTTCCCTTACCCTGGTCTACTTGCCTTTAATGCACTTCGTGACatagtggtgatgaatatatacataattaTGATGTCTGGACCAATTTAAACAATATAGCTGTTTAACTGTTTAACAGtaatgtgtgaaatatgtgtgaGGGTGACTGAATTTCAGAGAATTGTTTGGTCAGCATTCTAAAAGTTGATGGGGCAATAATGGACAGCATAAAGATATTAGATATCAATTTCTTATATATTATATGGGCTGACTTTTACATGAGTTTCACTTAACTCAGCGTCACATCAAGTTGATAATGGTATAGAATCGACATTGAAAATTACTGAATCAAAAAAGCTGTTATCCATGAAGTTGTATTCTCTTCTAAATGCAAGAGGATATTAAATTTCAGACATCTATTTCGCTGTCCTGGAAACAACAACTCATAACTGTTGATGTACAAACTATGAAGAAAGTATGACACGAGAAACATGTCATACAAATGTCATATGATACAAATTTGTGTCATACTATTGACACAAATGAACTGTCCAGTGAACATATCCTTCATATCTTCAAGTGAAATGTTTAACGGAATATATTATTTGATTGTCACAAAGTTTAGAggctaaaacaaaacaaatattgagGCACAAAAGTCATCTTGAATGATAATGTATTCTCCTACAGTTAT
Above is a genomic segment from Haliotis asinina isolate JCU_RB_2024 chromosome 7, JCU_Hal_asi_v2, whole genome shotgun sequence containing:
- the LOC137292060 gene encoding protein fem-1 homolog C-like, translating into MERFVESRKPRVPNREDNPCFQQLLTLIQEGDNEGIIAFLDEKDSVIFESYEHGSNVVGSAVKYGSLDVVKALVSFGFDPEEDVSPFGHCARPIRLACKAGYLDIVKFLVEDHGVSMETSDGCLTEAPVFHAVFNGRLNVVKYFVESVDSLSERFRRVMVLFPSVIKNDQSAICEYLLSQGADVDQSSAQE